From the genome of Longimicrobiales bacterium:
GAGCGCCCGATCCTTGCGGTGCCGCAGCGGCGCAGGGACCCGAAACGCAAGGAATGAGGCCATGATTCGATACCGCTCGATCCTGCTGCCCGCCATGGTCGCGGGCGTGCTCGCATCGTGTGCGACGTCCGCCGCCGAGCGTCCGGTGCCTGGCGCCACGCCGCCGCCGGTTGCAGGGCCGGCCCAGCCGGAGCGGGTGCTGCCATATCCGGTGGAAGCGCCGACCTGGTTCGAGCGCGCCGTGCAGGCGGGGACCCGGACGATGACGGGTCAGCCCGGCCCGCGCTACTGGCAGAACGATGCGAGCTACACGCTGGAAGCGCGCGTGGATGCCGAGGCGAACCGGCTCGACGGCCGGGCGCGCATCACCTACAACAACAACTCGCCCGACGCGCTGCAGAACCTGCACGTCGACCTGACCCAGAATTTCCACGCGCCCGGTGTGATCCGCTTCGAGGAGGCGGAGGTGACCGGCGGCGTCACCCTGGAGCGCGTCGCCGTGAACGGCACGACGCTGGGCACGGAGGGACGCGGCCCGCGCTACGTGGTCAGCGGCACGCGGCTCGTGATTCTGCCGCCGCAGCCCGTGCAGCCGAACAGCAGCGTGACGCTGGAGATCGACTGGGCGTTCGACATCCCCAAGGCCGGTGCCGGCGCGCGCATGGGCTACGACGAAGGGCTGTTCTATCTCGGTTACTGGTACCCGCAGATGGCGGTCTACGACGATGTCATCGGCTGGCACCCGGATCCGTTCGTCGGCAGCACCGAGTTCTACTCGGGGTTCGCCGACTATGACCTGACCATCGATGCACCGGCCGGCTGGGTGGTGATGGGCACGGGGGAACTGACCAATGCCGCCGAGGTGCTCGCGCCCGCGGTGCTCGAGCGCTATCAGCGGGCACAGCGCAGCGACCAGGTCGTGCAGGTGCTGCGTGCTGCCGATTTCGACAATGCGACCGCGACCGGCCGCGCGGGCCGGCTGCGCTGGCACTTCGCGTCCGACTCCGTGCGCGACGTCGCGTTCAGCCTGACACGAAACGCCAACTGGGACGCGCTGCGCACGCCCGTGGGGGATCGCGACGGCGACGGGGCCACCGACTACACCCTGATCAACTCGTTCTGGCGCAGCAGTGCACCGAAGTGGAGCGAGGTGGCGCGTTACTCCGCGCACGCGATTTCCTTCTTCTCCGAGTTCATGGACCTGCCCTACCCCTGGCCGCACATGACG
Proteins encoded in this window:
- a CDS encoding M1 family metallopeptidase, with amino-acid sequence MIRYRSILLPAMVAGVLASCATSAAERPVPGATPPPVAGPAQPERVLPYPVEAPTWFERAVQAGTRTMTGQPGPRYWQNDASYTLEARVDAEANRLDGRARITYNNNSPDALQNLHVDLTQNFHAPGVIRFEEAEVTGGVTLERVAVNGTTLGTEGRGPRYVVSGTRLVILPPQPVQPNSSVTLEIDWAFDIPKAGAGARMGYDEGLFYLGYWYPQMAVYDDVIGWHPDPFVGSTEFYSGFADYDLTIDAPAGWVVMGTGELTNAAEVLAPAVLERYQRAQRSDQVVQVLRAADFDNATATGRAGRLRWHFASDSVRDVAFSLTRNANWDALRTPVGDRDGDGATDYTLINSFWRSSAPKWSEVARYSAHAISFFSEFMDLPYPWPHMTAVEGGGIIGGGMEFPMMTLMGDYNQSTDSALYYVTAHELAHMWTPMIVSNDERRYTWMDEGTTTFNENSARMDFFPGRYHYADDQNSYLQIAGTGFEGEMMRQSAFHYNPAAYGIASYSKPGSVLVALRGVLGEETFMRAYREYFDRWKYKHPYPWDMWRTFEDVSGRDLDWFWRSWYYETWTLDQGIGSVTSAAGNTTITIEDHGRVPMPVPLTITYGDGRTEQRTIPVDHWLAGNRSATLTVESGDVTRVEIDAERAFPDVNRSNNVWSR